The Narcine bancroftii isolate sNarBan1 chromosome 11, sNarBan1.hap1, whole genome shotgun sequence genome has a window encoding:
- the LOC138746229 gene encoding uncharacterized protein encodes MFFTEDQRTLFCQVVLRLLERFHQRCLRSILNIHWSDFITNIEVLEMAEADSIESTLLKIQLRWVGHVSRMEDHRLPKIVLYGELSTGRRDRGAPKKRYKDCLKKSLGACHIDHCQWADIASNRASWRLTVRRAATSFEEDRRAHLTDKTTAATVSACPASDLSATNEPAADVDITPPLIFIREAKPKKKKEEDLYNQMTINLT; translated from the coding sequence atgtttttcactgaggaccagagaacgctgttttgccaggttgtactacggctcctagaacgcttccaccagcgttgtctccgttccatcctcaacattcattggagcgacttcatcaccaacattgaagtactcgagatggcagaggccgacagcatcgaatccacgctgctgaagatccaactgcgctgggtaggtcacgtctccagaatggaggaccatcgccttcccaagatcgtgttatatggcgaactctccactggccgccgagacagaggtgcaccaaagaagaggtacaaggactgcctaaagaaatctcttggtgcctgtcacattgaccactgccagtgggctgatatcgcctcaaaccgtgcatcttggcgcctcacagttcggcgggcagcaacctcctttgaagaagaccgcagagcccacctcactgacaaaacaaccgctgcaaccgtgtctgcctgtcccgcatcggacttgtcagccacaaacgagcctgcagctgacgtggacattacccctccattaatcttcatccgcgaagccaagccaaagaagaagaaagaagaagacttgtacaatcagatgacaataaacttgacttga